The genomic window ctggactcccaggaaGTTCCCCAACCCTTGTTCTTCATTGCCCTTACCACGCCATCTTTACTCCCTATACTACTGATCATCTGTTAACAAATGATATAACTTACCTGACTATGTTTCATGTTTCTGGTCTGAATCTAATCCCTCACCTAGAATATAAGTTCAAGGAAGGCAGGGGTCTTCACTTTGTTCATTGCTGTATGTACAGGTGCTGGaagagtgcttggcacataggaaATCTTAATACTTGTCGAATGAATGAACAGTGGATTCTTTTTCAGATGTTAGGCACATCTGTGCATGTGCACAGGCAAGAAGGGTGCAGGCAGGGGCAGCTGCTGGTCAGGGAGACCAAGGCCCATGCTTTGGCCCTTTTTCCTGGTCTATATCATCTTGTTTTCCTGTTGCCAGCAGTCATAAGGAAAGCGATGGAAAGAAATATAGACGACCTTTGTGctgctctaatttttttttggctttgcttcATGGCTTGTgaaatcttacttccctgaccaaggaccacgaattgaacccaagtcctcagcagtgagagcacggagtcctaaccactgggccaccagggaattcctgctaATTTGTTAACACTTCAgatttaaacaaattatttttcagagcaattctaaaaagcaagaaagaagaaaaatgtcctAAGAAATGCTTCCAAACACATAAAAGTGCTTAGTGATCACCAAGGGCCAGCAGACCCATCCTCACAGAGGCTGAATGGCTTAGAACGTGACAGCCAGGGCTAAAGAAGTCCTCATTTGCAAACCATCTTGTGGGCACCCGACTTTTGGGCATAGTGTAGCGGCCATATTGTCTGCTCCCTTTCCCCTGGAGCCACTGCCCACCCATCAGTCTGGAGACCTTGCTGGGTGGGCAGACATGGTCTCCAATGGGCCAGAGTCCTTGGCCCAccccatatgtatatatgtaggtGGGTGTGTAAGGGTGGTCGGTGGGAGGCCTGGGTGGAGCTACTGATCCGAGAGGCCTGGAGCCAGACCTGGGGGTCTTAAGGGATTCCAGGTGGTCCGGTGGCTGCTCTGACCTGCAACCTTCTTTGGATGGAACAGGTATGAGACAAGCCTCTCAGGGTCTGTCAGCAGGATGGACCCTGGCCTTTATTCCCTCCTACTCCCCAGGAGCCCCGGGTCTCGGGCAGGGCCGTGGCCCCAGCAGACGAGGAAGAAGCCAGACATTCCCATGCAGAGGGTAGCCCTGCTCACTGGGGGCACTCTGGGCTGCGGCCACCTCTAGgccagtgtccagctctttcctgGGGCCACGGGGCTCCTGGGTAAGTCCCCAGGCTGCAGTCAGGCGCCCGGGACTGATGAGAACCAGGCTCAGGAAGCCCCCCTCTGATCAGCTGGCACTGCCGTAGGCTAGCAGCTACCAACTTGAGGAAGTTCTTTCTTCAGGGGTTTCTCAGGCTGGCAGCTGCCTTGCTAGTTCAAACTGGATTTTTCCTGCTGCCCCTTTCCCCAGCTGCCTAGCCGGGTAtggggtctttcctaatgagggTTTGATGCCAAGGCCTGGGCAGCTCCATCCTGCTGGGTCCCAGCTGATTCAGGCCTGCCCCGGGCAGTGGGCAGCTTCCCAGCCGGCCCCCTGTTCCAGGCTGGGGCACCTGGGGCCACTCTGCATCCCTGGAACTCTTGCCCTGCCTTGGACTCCCCCTCTCAGTATTCAGGCCCCACGTACAGGCACTTGCTAACCCACCTTTATTTACAGCAGGATTTACTAGTAATAAAAGATCCAGACAGGGCTCAGGATCCCAGGACTTTTGTCCCCAGACGCAAGCCATTGACGGAGGGTTGACATGGCAGCCAGGGAGGGTAGGCGGCCCTTCTGAGGGGCTTCTGCAGGGCTCAGCTGCCCCCAGCTCAGACCCTCCCTGAAGCTGCTGAGGATGCGCCTCACGTTGCCTCCTTCCGGAGGCCTCTCTCTGTCCCATTTCCTGGGGCCTCATTAAttcctccccacctcaccccgtGAGAAAGCAGGTCTGTGCTAAGCCTGGCCCAGGCCCAGCACTGGGTCTCAGCATGCCGCTGCTTGGTTTGGGAGGCAGGGGACGGGGTGGGGTAGGGGACTCACCCTGTCCCTCACTCATCCCAGGGAAACAGGCAGGGTGGGCTTCCATCAGCATCCGTGTCCTGGCTCCCACCCCACCTTCCAGGAACCCAGGCACCCTGGAGATCAAGAATATAAAGCACAGCTGGTCTtatgtataatatttataaaagggGCTGCCAGCttctccacccctgccccagacTGGCCCGTAGGGTCTTTGGCTCCCAGGGGCAGAGACACTCTGGGCCCCAGCCTCTTTCTTCTCCCAGCAGTGGAATGTGAACTGTGGCctgggcttggggtgggggggagtccCAGCCTCCCCAGGACTGGCAAAGGGCCAGAGAAGAGGTCCCTTGGGGGTGCCCACGCCCACCTCAATTGAAAACCAAGTTCTGGCCTCAGGGATAGGGTGAGGCCGGCGCGGGGGTTGCGGGGGCCAGGGGGGTGTCTGCTCCTGGTGGGGGGTATGGGCAAAGAGAACTAGATTATCCAAGGGCCTGAGCCCCAGTGCCTGAAAGGGGCCTCAGGGACAGAAGGAGGAAAGGCAAGCGGGCTGAGGGAGATGAGGCCCCAGGGTGCAGACCATGGCCCGGCAGCAAGGTGGGGGGTGACTGCAGGCTGATTCAGCTCTGCGCACCCTCTACAGGCTGTGGGACCTGAGGGGGCAGCCGCTGGGCTTCAGTCTATGGCCCTGTGCAGAGAGGATAAGGGGCTTGGGTGGGATCTGAGGCAACAGGAAGGGAGCAGGGGTCCAGCCCCACCCTGCTCCCACCTCAGGAAGCCCCTGCAGCCCCAGAGCTCAGTGGGGTAGTGGCCCGAGGGCCTTGGTCCTGGCGCTAACAAACTGGGCAGGGCCAGATGCCAGTGCTCAGCACGCCTTTCTCCTCCCCCCCACCAACTGGCCACTAGATGGGAGCAGGGACTGAGGAGTCTGGGCAGGAGGACGAGGACGAGGAGACAGAAGGAGATGCAGGGGTCATCCTAGTGGCTTCCTCCATGCCGACTGGTGCCCGAGACCCAGTCCATGATGATGAAGCTCAGGCTCATGATCATCAGCAAGATGCCAAGTGCAGCAAAACAAAGGGCCTGTGGGGTCAGAAGTCAGGGTCAGGCCTGAGGTCAGGGCAGACCCCCTCAGCCTCACACCAGCCCACCGACCTCCAGGCCCTTCGCACCAGGATTTTGGGGGTAGACCTTGCAGGTTCCTTCTCAGTGGGTATGATGCGAAAGTAGAAAATGGCCGGGAAGATGAAGATGAGGCACGGGGCAGACGTGGCACCTGCAAAGACATGGCCACTGTTGGCTcctcacagaggatgagagagttggatggcatcactgacttagtggacacgaccttgagcaaactctgggagacagtgaaggacgggaaagcctggcgtgctgcagtccatgggttcgcaaagagccggacacaactgagtgaccgaagaTCATGACTGTTGGTTCACTTCCACCTACTGGCTAAAGTTCAGGTTGGGACGCTTTAATGAGATCAAACATTACTTGATGAGGGAGTCTCATCTTGAAACTCCGCTTGAGAACTCTGCCTGATTCTGGAAAGTCTGTCAGCCCCTCCCCTTTTTCTCCATCCACCAGTATAGAAGGCTAGGGCTTTTGGTATCTGAAGACTCTGTCAGTGAAAGATAGCAAAAAGACAGGCCAAGAGATAGAGACAAAGCTTTGAGGATATTGGGCTGCTGGATACAGCTACTCCTGAAGACATTTCAATCAGCTGAGCCCATGCATTACTTTAtgcttaattcattttgagtcgGATTTCAGACATATAGAACCAAGAGTCTTGTCTATGATATAAATGCTACTCAGTCCCTAGGTGAGTGTGTTGGTCCTTGCAGAGTGGAAGAGTCAGTCTCCTGAGTTGAGTCACCCCAAAGATGTCAGAATTGTTTGATCTTCCCGCTCAGAGCTCCAACTGGGACAGTTGGACAGAAGCCCAAATCTATAGTTCCATGATCCTGGGGCTGAATCAAGGCTCTCCACTTAATAGCTATATGGCTCTCCTTTAATCATTGTACACTTCCTCATATGTGGGGCGGGGAAAAGGCCTGATGAGATCCTTTGTGGAGGCCCCTCGACCCCTGGgctccaccccatccctcaaCACCACCAACAAGAGTAACTGACCTGGTGGTTCTGAgccctcaaaatggattaagagaCCCTTAAGAACAAATCTCAGATGGGAGGCCAAGCTGTGCACATGGCAGGCAGCCATCTCTTAAATGTAGGGTATGAGCTCAGGAATCTGCCAGGGTTTACAGAGAGGAAGTTTCCTGGGGCAGCACCCTGCCTCCATTCACAGGAGGGCCAGACCCCTTACCGATGACCCCGAAGATGCCCAGTATATTGGGGGCAAAGATGACCAGCAGGTTGATACACGTGAGCAGGCCAACGGCAATGAGCACGTGCCGCAGCCAGCTGAACTCGCGGTCGGGAAACAGCATCTGCTGGAGGGCACGGCGTACCTGGGAAGCAGGGCGGGGAAAGTCATCAATCTGTCAACCGCCTCGGTCCACCCCCACCACCCGCCGTGGGGCTGGCCACGTGCACGTTGGCTCACCGGAAACAGAACGATGGGCACCGTGAGTGTGACTGCTGTCAGCACAGCCACGCGCACGCACAGGATTAGCACATCAAACGGGTCCACCTTGCTGTAGGTGTGCAGCAGCTCCGACTCTACTCCGTCTGCGACAGGCAGGGAGGGTGGTCAGCAGGAGGtccggggagggggctgggctctGAGCCTGGGTTGACCCTGACACTGCGGGGAGTGGCAACCAACTCACCTCCACAGCAGCAGGGCACAGACAGGCATCACAGACCTAATGAGCGCCTATAATACGCAGGGTGCCGTGGCCGCTGGCCAGCCCCTTGCCCCCTAGCctggcctctgcctctgccccccACGGTCCAGCCATACCGTAGAAGGTGAGGTAGCCGAAGAGGGCAGCCAGGAAGTACATGACGTACATGACGGCGATGGAGAGGTTGGAGATCCGCTGCATCTTCCTCTTGGAGGGGCTACGGGGCAGCAGGGGAGGGGATTGGTGCCAAGCTGAACAACACTGGGAAACCCCCGGGTGTCCTGGGGGCTCTCTCTACAACACACCCTCACCATCTGGTAGCTCAGGGAGCCTCCTTCTTGCCCCCAGTCGCCCCTCTGACGGCCACAGAGACCTTGGATAAAATGACTTGGCTCCTGACATTCCTCCCCGCTTAGGACCACCTCCATCCACTCCAGGGAGAAGAAGCACCTCCCCGTCTCCCATACATGGATACCTACTCCTTGAGCTCTGTGTAGATAGGCAGCACCTCAGGGTGGCAGACAAAGGCAAAGGCCATGATGGGGATGGTGTACGCCGTCTGAGGAAACACGGATTCTGTGTCAGGACAGGACGCCCCCCTCACCGTTCCCACACTCTCCCCAGGCCCGCTGCCCCTCCCCTGGCCTGCTGCAACCTGAGTGTTGAGCGTGAAGTAACTCGGGGTGCAGAACGCCGCCCCGGCCTCTGTCTTGGCCTGCAGCCCTGCCTCGTCTTTGTTGATCTCCACGAGGCTGACGTTGCCTGTCACGTTGGCCACATTGGGGGACAGCGGGCAGGGCACGTGGAACTTTTTGTAGATGACCTAGGTGGGTGGTGGAGGGGGGTTGGGGAGAGGATGAGGGCATCAGGGCCAGGCAGGGGTCCTGGGAAGTCACTGTGAAGTCACGTGCAGATCAGGACGCGTGGAGCTGCCCTCCTGACCCAGGCTGCCCAGAAAGACCCGCCCC from Capricornis sumatraensis isolate serow.1 chromosome 10, serow.2, whole genome shotgun sequence includes these protein-coding regions:
- the SLC38A3 gene encoding sodium-coupled neutral amino acid transporter 3; protein product: MEAPLQTEMVELVPNGKHLEGLLPVATPTAGGQRVEGPGRSCVEGEGFLPKSPSKEPHFTDFEGKTSFGMSVFNLSNAIMGSGILGLAYAMANTGIILFLFLLTAVALLSSYSIHLLLKSSGIVGIRAYEQLGYRAFGTPGKLAAALAITLQNIGAMSSYLYIIKSELPLVIQTFLNLEDRTSDWYTNGNYLVILVSVVVILPLALMRQLGYLGYSSGFSLSCMMFFLIAVIYKKFHVPCPLSPNVANVTGNVSLVEINKDEAGLQAKTEAGAAFCTPSYFTLNTQTAYTIPIMAFAFVCHPEVLPIYTELKDPSKRKMQRISNLSIAVMYVMYFLAALFGYLTFYDGVESELLHTYSKVDPFDVLILCVRVAVLTAVTLTVPIVLFPVRRALQQMLFPDREFSWLRHVLIAVGLLTCINLLVIFAPNILGIFGVIGATSAPCLIFIFPAIFYFRIIPTEKEPARSTPKILALCFAALGILLMIMSLSFIIMDWVSGTSRHGGSH